Proteins encoded by one window of Lathyrus oleraceus cultivar Zhongwan6 chromosome 1, CAAS_Psat_ZW6_1.0, whole genome shotgun sequence:
- the LOC127115492 gene encoding AMSH-like ubiquitin thioesterase 1 — protein sequence MRSSSSTTANSGTINIAASAQKLDVDNRIALRFYYRIADNILRQADIFRAEKNIIDLYVMLLRFSSLASETIPRHREYRSSPQTKKQSLKKRLLISLNELEKLKPLAQQKINELNSRNAHRQNGQGDFHSNNSVDFSSVQKQTLASNGQIKPVRATAREFAYQGSSGQHFSYVKPAEEQVRRLSLTLPPPKEETLSRHSILGPNGLNGQWRSPTIDTGVRYPSNIDLSPVELPSLQHHLEDVSLRNKDNSIAELHKLDLNSIPTESEDSQPQRTQESPSLISFEAIEETSAQIEIIRQPSPPPVLAEVHDLVPSMSPHINEAGCKAEIPSSDSSVHAESPLQLHISTALMESFMNLAKSNTKKNLETCGVLAGLLKNRKFYITALIIPKQESTSDSCQTTNEEEIFEVQDRRSLFPLGWIHTHPTQSCFMSSIDVHTHYSYQIMLPESVAIVMAPTDSSRKHGIFRLTTPGGMSVIKQCDQRGFHPHNQPPDGGPIYDTCTDVYMNPDLKFEVIDLR from the exons ATGAGGTCTTCTTCTTCTACTACTGCTAATTCGGGTACGATCAATATCGCTGCGAGTGCTCAGAAGCTTGATGTTGATAATCGAATTGCTCTTCGGTTCTATTATCGAATTGCTGATAACATACTTCGACAG GCTGACATCTTTCGCGCAGAGAAGAACATTATTGACCTATATGTCATGCTTTTGAGATTTTCTAG TTTGGCATCTGAGACAATACCGCGTCACCGAGAGTATAGATCATCTCCACAAACCAAGAAACAGTCATTGAAAAAG AGATTGCTGATTTCATTGAATGAACTGGAGAAGCTGAAACCATTGGCCCAGCAGAAGATCAACGAGCTTAACAGCAGAAATGCTCACCGACAAAATGGACAGGGAGATTTTCATTCAAATAATAGTGTGGATTTTTCTTCTGTGCAAAAGCAAACTTTGGCTAGTAATGGTCAAATAAAG CCTGTCAGAGCAACTGCTAGGGAATTTGCATATCAAGGATCAAGTGGCCAACATTTCTCGTATGTCAAGCCTGCAGAAGAGCAAGTGCGAAGACT ATCTCTAACTCTGCCACCTCCAAAGGAGGAAACTCTCTCTAGACATTCTATCCTTGGTCCCAATGGGCTTAATGGGCAGTGGCGGTCACCTACTATTGACACAGGG GTCAGGTATCCATCCAACATAGATCTGTCTCCAGTTGAACTTCCAAG CTTGCAACATCACTTGGAAGATGTGTCTCTGAGAAATAAAGATAATAGCATTGCAGAACTCCATAAATTAGATTTAAATTCAATTCCTACCGAGAGCGAAGACAGCCAGCCCCAGCGCACTCAGGAATCTCCTTCTCTTATATCTTTTGAAGCAATAGAAGAAACCTCTGCTCAAATAGAAATTATTAGACAACCTTCTCCTCCACCCGTACTTGCTGAAGTGCATGATTTGGTCCCTTCAATGTCACCTCACATTAATGAGGCAGGATGTAAGGCAGAGATTCCATCATCTGATAGCAGTGTTCATGCCGAGTCTCCTCTGCAATTGCACATT TCAACTGCTTTGATGGAGAGCTTTATGAATCTTGCCAAGTCAAATACTAAGAAAAATTTGGAGACTTGTGGTGTTCTTGCTGGTTTGCTT AAAAACAGAAAGTTTTATATTACTGCTCTAATAATCCCGAAGCAGGAGTCAACATCAGATTCT TGTCAGACTACAAATGAAGAGGAAATATTTGAAGTGCAGGATAGACGATCACTTTTCCCCCTTGGATGGATCCAT ACACATCCTACTCAATCTTGTTTCATGTCATCAATTGATGTGCACACTCATTACTCATATCAG ATTATGCTGCCAGAATCTGTTGCAATTGTCATGGCGCCGACAGATAGTTCAAG AAAACATGGTATTTTTCGGCTGACAACCCCCGGTGGAATGTCTGTTATTAAACAGTGTGATCAACGCGGCTTTCATCCACATAATCAACCTCCAGATGGTGGCCCTATTTACGATACCTGTACAGATGTTTACATGAACCCCGATTTAAAATTCGAAGTCATCGATCTCCGGTGA
- the LOC127115481 gene encoding uncharacterized protein LOC127115481 has translation MCSETSTPPRLSFSHNLSEFHLQKDVTCIETLLLDSNSEFEFNTCNILEFESSSADELFSNGVILPKKHTPFAKFNHTKLPPRPTVSNVDKTKKETVRELLDASSNNTKKSHSKSFWGFSRSKSLNCDTKKNLNFSLPLLYRSNSTGSAKKTSSNKQTSSTRAKSSSSSSLHSCSSMLNLYPMQKSNSGKSYGGSYGNGHWISPVLNVPTPCVSKGSASFFKFGSFLSVGKVKKSKK, from the coding sequence ATGTGCTCCGAAACAAGTACTCCACCGCGTCTTTCTTTCTCTCATAATCTCTCTGAATTTCATCTTCAAAAAGATGTTACTTGCATAGAAACATTGTTGTTAGACTCAAATTCTGAATTTGAGTTCAACACATGTAACATTCTTGAGTTTGAATCATCTTCTGCTGATGAACTTTTCTCTAATGGTGTGATTCTTCCGAAAAAACACACTCCTTTTGCGAAATTTAATCATACAAAACTTCCTCCGCGTCCAACAGTTTCAAATGTTGACAAAACGAAGAAAGAAACTGTTAGAGAGCTGCTAGACGCAAGTTCTAATAATACGAAAAAATCTCATTCCAAATCTTTTTGGGGATTTAGTAGAAGCAAAAGTCTCAATTGTGATACCAAGAAGAATTTGAATTTTTCTTTACCTCTTTTGTATAGAAGTAACTCAACCGGTTCAGCCAAAAAGACGAGTTCAAACAAGCAAACATCATCGACACGAGCTAAATCATCATCGTCGTCATCGTTGCATTCGTGTTCTTCTATGTTAAATTTGTATCCAATGCAAAAATCAAATTCAGGTAAGAGTTATGGAGGATCTTATGGAAATGGACATTGGATTAGTCCTGTTTTGAATGTTCCAACTCCTTGTGTTTCAAAGGGAAGTGCAAGTTTCTTTAAGTTTGGTTCATTTTTAAGTGTTGGAAAGGTTAAGAAGAGTAAGAAGTGA